One window of Penaeus chinensis breed Huanghai No. 1 chromosome 1, ASM1920278v2, whole genome shotgun sequence genomic DNA carries:
- the LOC125024870 gene encoding dolichyl pyrophosphate Man9GlcNAc2 alpha-1,3-glucosyltransferase-like, whose product MANVIFITLLGILLRWCVSLYPYSGAGKAPMFGDYEAQRHWQEVTVNLPLKDWYMNTTDNDLLYWGLDYPPLTAYHSYLCGLVAKTLNPEFVELHTSRGYESYEHKLFMRYTVFVVDLLIYIPAAYLFLCAASRPRYRSGKLEYMALILYPGLYLIDYGHFQYNNASLGIFVGAVAALMKGYDCIGSVLFSLALNYKQMELYHALPIFFYLLGLCFKQGGVLGFFYKITKIGLSVILTFALVWAPFLKNPQVFLQVLNRLFPINRGLFEDKVASVWCSLSILIKLKNLVSNTNMALICLLSTVVCMIPSSLHIFINPTQKNLHYGLVNASFVFFLLSYHVHEKSILLAAVPACFLYGEETFMVTWFFIVSVISMLPLLVKDGLTVPTLALTVLVYVMYSINRQSEGETKSKYSEFWRWINRSFYLSLVGFSFLTVVSLTVTPPPRLPDLFPVLLSFVSCVHYCFFTCYFHYRQFTTRYDRQQGKVKRH is encoded by the coding sequence ATGgccaatgttattttcattacccttCTCGGGATACTTCTGAGATGGTGCGTGTCGCTGTATCCTTACTCCGGAGCAGGAAAAGCCCCAATGTTTGGAGATTATGAAGCTCAGCGCCACTGGCAGGAAGTGACGGTGAATTTGCCCCTGAAGGATTGGTATATGAACACCACTGATAATGATTTACTTTACTGGGGCCTGGATTACCCTCCTCTTACTGCTTACCATAGCTATCTGTGTGGCCTTGTCGCTAAGACTTTGAATCCCGAGTTTGTCGAACTTCATACGTCTCGCGGGTATGAGAGTTATGAACACAAATTGTTCATGAGATACACAGTGTTTGTTGTAGATCTCCTGATATACATACCAGCAGCTTACCTCTTTCTTTGTGCTGCATCTCGGCCAAGGTACAGGAGTGGAAAGCTAGAGTATATGGCTTTGATACTGTATCCTGGTTTGTACTTGATAGACTATGGTCATTTTCAGTATAACAATGCTTCATTAGGAATATTTGTGGGTGCCGTCGCTGCTCTCATGAAGGGATATGACTGCATTGGgtcagttttgttttctttagctTTGAACTACAAGCAAATGGAGTTGTATCATGCACTTCcaatttttttctatctgttggGCCTGTGTTTCAAACAAGGTGGCGTTTTAGGATTTTTCTATAAGATCACCAAGATTGGCTTATCTGTGATATTAACCTTTGCTCTAGTTTGGGCTCCCTTTCTCAAGAATCCCCAAGTATTTTTGCAAGTACTTAACCGACTTTTCCCAATTAATAGAGGTCTCTTTGAGGATAAGGTAGCCAGTGTATGGTGCAGTTTATCCATTCTTATTAAACTGAAAAATCTTGTGAGCAATACCAACATGGCTTTGATATGTCTACTGTCCACAGTTGTGTGTATGATTCCATCAAGTTTGCACATCTTTATTAATCCCACTCAGAAGAATCTTCATTATGGACTTGTTAATGCATCTTTTGTGTTTTTCCTCCTAAGCTATCATGTTCATGAAAAGAGTATCTTGTTGGCAGCAGTGCCAGCTTGCTTCTTATATGGAGAGGAGACTTTTATGGTTACCTGGTTCTTCATTGTATCCGTTATCAGCATGTTGCCCCTTCTGGTGAAGGATGGGCTGACGGTTCCAACACTTGCATTAACCGTCCTTGTTTATGTTATGTACTCGATCAACAGACAGTCAGAGGGAGAGACGAAATCCAAATATAGTGAGTTTTGGCGCTGGATCAACAGGTCCTTTTACCTGTCGTTGGTTGGATTCTCGTTTTTGACAGTCGTGTCTTTGACAGTGACACCACCTCCAAGGTTGCCTGATCTCTTCCCAGTTTTGCTTTCTTTTGTATCTTGTGTGCATTACTGCTTCTTCACTTGCTATTTTCATTACCGCCAGTTCACAACGAGATATGACAGACAgcaaggaaaggtgaaaaggCATTAG